Proteins from one Sarcophilus harrisii chromosome 2, mSarHar1.11, whole genome shotgun sequence genomic window:
- the RHOV gene encoding rho-related GTP-binding protein RhoV: MPPRELAESEPLPTPPVRRGSAPPELGIKCVLVGDGAVGKSSLIVSYTCNGYPACYRPTALDTFSVQVLVDGAPVRIELWDTAGQEDFDRLRSLCYPDTDVFLACFSVVQPGSFQNITEKWLPEIRTHNPQAPVLLVGTQADLRDDVNVLIQLDQGGRETPVPHPQAQGLAEKIRARGYLECSALTQKNLKEVFDAAILSAIEHKARLEKKLNAKGVRTLSRCRWKKFFCFV, translated from the exons ATGCCTCCGCGGGAACTGGCTGAGTCGGAGCCTCTTCCGACCCCTCCCGTGCGGCGGGGCAGCGCGCCCCCGGAGCTGGGCATCAAGTGCGTGCTGGTGGGCGATGGGGCGGTGGGCAAGAGCAGCCTCATCGTCAGCTATACCTGCAATGGGTACCCAGCCTGCTATCGACCCACTGCGCTGGACACCTTCTCCG TACAAGTCTTGGTGGATGGAGCTCCTGTCCGGATTGAGCTCTGGGACACAGCTGGACAG GAGGACTTTGACCGACTTCGATCCCTCTGTTACCCAGACACAGATGTCTTCTTGGCTTGCTTCAGTGTTGTGCAGCCTGGCTCCTTCCAAAACATCACAGAGAAATGGCTGCCTGAGATTCGAACCCACAACCCCCAGGCCCCTGTTTTGCTAGTGGGCACTCAGGCTGATTTGCGGGATGATGTGAATGTACTGATCCAGTTGGACCAGGGGGGTCGAGAAACACCTGTGCCACATCCCCAGGCTCAGGGTTTGGCTGAAAAGATCCGAGCCCGAGGATACCTGGAGTGCTCTGCTCTGACTCAAAAGAACTTGAAAGAGGTGTTTGATGCAGCTATTCTCAGCGCCATCGAGCACAAGGCCAGATTGGAGAAGAAGCTCAACGCCAAGGGTGTCCGGACACTGTCCCGGTGCAGGTGGAAGaaattcttctgttttgtttga